The proteins below are encoded in one region of Bacteroides uniformis:
- a CDS encoding cytochrome c-type biogenesis protein — protein MKTRIMILACLLAVPAGRMAAQQQTDPEQKATVQTQGDSIIIRKGKGDMRIKVYEEQLEDGEKKEVQIYEGVYLEKVDADKRTFLDALPFIPKKRRYNAYEPHCSGLYIGYSRLANDFLSFGASDKMGLDLSKSWEFGFNILSVYHNFKKNPHWGINLGVSWGYRSFNIDGNYALLKENGTSIFTAGNEDTSYNKSRLRHFFFRVPVLMEWQQRVGRNKVFFNAGPEFEIRHSVKSFSHINGGKKKTVGKGMYVQPVGINLLAQAGYGNIGIYLRYSTYGLFQKDKGPEVSPYSFGVAWYL, from the coding sequence CCTGCTTGCTGTGCCGGCCGGCCGCATGGCAGCACAACAACAGACTGACCCTGAACAGAAAGCTACAGTACAGACACAAGGCGACTCCATCATCATCCGGAAAGGAAAAGGAGACATGCGCATCAAGGTGTACGAAGAGCAGTTGGAAGACGGAGAAAAGAAAGAAGTACAAATTTATGAAGGAGTCTATCTCGAGAAAGTGGATGCAGACAAGCGCACTTTCCTCGACGCCCTGCCATTCATCCCCAAAAAGAGAAGATACAATGCTTACGAACCGCACTGTTCCGGTCTGTATATTGGCTACAGCCGGCTGGCTAACGACTTCCTTTCCTTCGGAGCAAGCGACAAGATGGGACTCGACTTATCCAAGTCATGGGAATTCGGCTTCAACATCCTCTCCGTATATCACAACTTCAAGAAGAACCCGCATTGGGGAATCAACCTGGGAGTCAGCTGGGGATACCGTTCTTTCAATATCGACGGTAACTATGCCTTGCTGAAGGAAAACGGAACCAGCATCTTCACCGCAGGCAACGAAGACACCAGTTACAATAAAAGCCGTCTGCGCCATTTCTTCTTCCGTGTACCCGTATTGATGGAATGGCAGCAAAGAGTGGGAAGAAACAAAGTGTTCTTCAATGCCGGTCCCGAATTTGAGATACGTCACAGCGTGAAGTCATTCTCACACATCAACGGAGGCAAGAAGAAAACCGTAGGCAAAGGTATGTATGTGCAGCCCGTCGGCATAAACCTGCTGGCACAAGCCGGTTATGGTAATATCGGCATTTACCTGCGCTACTCCACATACGGATTATTCCAGAAAGACAAGGGACCGGAAGTATCTCCCTATTCATTTGGCGTGGCATGGTATCTGTAA